From one Saccharomyces cerevisiae S288C chromosome XVI, complete sequence genomic stretch:
- the OPT2 gene encoding Opt2p (Oligopeptide transporter; localized to peroxisomes and affects glutathione redox homeostasis; also localizes to the plasma membrane (PM) and to the late Golgi, and has a role in maintenance of lipid asymmetry between the inner and outer leaflets of the PM; member of the OPT family, with potential orthologs in S. pombe and C. albicans; also plays a role in formation of mature vacuoles and in polarized cell growth) — protein MSETVKDKVIIDEKVSTKGTVDYAEGAEYSERLSNHSSDFSQWYTDEQILHFMKKLGYENRTLYDIPEDVAYILKKMPELTLEDSFKILKDSIIYFKDDENIPHDQYEEWKRLVDLEDLDSKEGIDEYDSFDIRAFASAIKFHSPYQEVRAVVDPEDDPTIPVETFRAYFLAIIWSVIGSGFNEFFSHRVVSISLNTPIIQMFLYICGKAWAKTIPCWTITIRGRKYGINIDKPWTQKEQMFSTLLYAICQGAFYTHYNILTQKLFYHSAFSFGYQFLLSLSVQFIGFGFAGILRKFVVYPARALWPTVMPTIAINKALLGKEKHESGMSRYKFFFLTFFIMFIYNWFPTYIINILNTFNWMTWIKPSNINLANITGGVTGLGINPISSFDWNVISFNSPLVYPFWSYLTQYLGCILAALIVIAVYYSNYMSCQYLPIFTNSLYTNTGHSFKVTEVLDSDNKLDVKKYQSYSPPYYSAGNLVSYGAFICAYPLMITWSFIVHSKLLFNAFKDWALNLWAMRKLKSWVTMFKSDYRALDDYDDPHSNAMKNYKEVPDWWYFAILIGSLVVGIAVVEHYPTNTPVWGLFVCLGFNFVFLIPTTILQATTGYSFGLNLLIEMVMGYALPGNPIAIMILKAFGYNIDGQADNYVSNLKIAHYCKIPPMALFRGQCVIVFIQIFVNLGVLNWQISNIKDFCTPHQNAKFTCPDAVTYYNASVVWGAIGPKRIFNYIYPIFKWCWLIGACIGIFFGVWKRWGKFYPRYFDPMLFVGGMLNMSPPYNLMYYTSGMIVSYISQYYMKRHHLNLWEKYNYVLSAGFSTGLVLSAIIIFFAVQYKDTAFNWWGNTVPYAGADGVGYPLKNITDTANGYFGYAPGHYP, from the coding sequence ATGAGTGAAACAGTCAAAGATAAAGTTATAATTGATGAGAAGGTATCCACAAAAGGTACTGTTGATTACGCCGAGGGTGCTGAGTATTCTGAGAGGCTTTCAAATCATTCATCAGACTTTTCTCAGTGGTATACGGATGAACAGATACTGCACTTTATGAAGAAGCTGGGTTATGAAAATCGCACTCTTTATGATATTCCGGAAGACGTTGCGTATatcctcaaaaaaatgcCTGAATTGACACTTGAGGATTCCTTCAAAATACTAAAAGACTCTATCATCTATTTCAAGGATGATGAGAACATTCCACACGATCAATATGAGGAGTGGAAGAGATTGGTTGACTTGGAGGACTTGGATTCAAAAGAGGGGATAGATGAATATGATAGCTTTGACATTAGAGCATTTGCTTCTGCTATTAAATTTCATTCGCCTTACCAAGAGGTTAGAGCTGTTGTTGATCCAGAAGATGATCCCACCATTCCAGTGGAGACATTCCGAGCATATTTTCTGGCAATAATTTGGTCTGTCATCGGTTCAGGATTTAATGAGTTTTTTTCACACAGGGTGGTTTCAATTTCACTGAATACTCCAATTATCCAAATGTTTTTATATATCTGTGGTAAGGCTTGGGCTAAAACTATCCCCTGTTGGACTATAACCATCAGGGGCAGAAAGTATGGTATCAATATCGATAAACCATGGACCCAAAAAGAGCAAATGTTTTCAACCTTGTTATATGCAATTTGTCAAGGCGCGTTCTATACTCATTACAATATTCTAACGCAAAAACTCTTTTACCATTCTGCTTTCTCGTTTGGCTACCAATTTTTACTTTCGTTATCCGTACAATTTATTGGATTTGGATTTGCTGGCATCCTTAGAAAATTCGTTGTTTATCCAGCCCGTGCACTATGGCCAACAGTCATGCCAACTATTGCTATCAACAAGGCACTATTGGGTAAAGAAAAGCATGAATCTGGAATGAGCAGGtataaattctttttcttgactttttttatcatgTTCATCTATAACTGGTTTCCCACTTACATTATTAATATTCTAAACACTTTCAATTGGATGACCTGGATCAAGCCAAGTAACATTAATCTCGCAAACATCACGGGAGGAGTCACTGGTCTTGGGATTAATCCTATCTCATCTTTTGACTGGAATGTTATTTCGTTTAATTCTCCTTTAGTTTACCCATTTTGGTCATACTTAACACAATATCTTGGTTGCATATTAGCAGCTTTAATTGTTATTGCAGTATACTATAGTAATTATATGAGTTGCCAATACCTGCCAATATTCACAAATTCTTTGTATACTAATACTGGCCATTCCTTTAAAGTTACTGAGGTATTAGACAGTGACAATAAGCTAGatgtgaaaaaatatcaaagcTACTCGCCACCATACTATAGTGCTGGAAATTTGGTATCATATGGTGCTTTCATTTGCGCATATCCTCTGATGATTACATGGTCGTTTATTGTACACTCAAAGTTATTGTTCAATGCTTTCAAAGATTGGGCTTTGAATTTGTGGGCCATGAGAAAACTTAAATCTTGGGTCACAATGTTCAAAAGCGATTACAGGGCGCTCGACGATTATGATGACCCACATTCTAATGCCATGAAAAACTATAAAGAAGTTCCAGATTGGTGGTATTTTGCCATATTGATAGGTTCACTTGTTGTTGGAATAGCTGTTGTAGAGCACTACCCAACAAATACACCAGTTTGGGgtctttttgtttgtttaggatttaattttgttttcttgattCCAACTACTATCCTTCAAGCAACCACTGGTTATTCGTTTGGTTTGAATCTACTAATTGAAATGGTGATGGGGTACGCTTTACCAGGTAATCCAATCGCCataatgattttgaagGCTTTTGGTTATAACATCGACGGCCAAGCAGATAATTACGTTTCTAACTTAAAAATAGCGCATTATTGTAAGATTCCGCCAATGGCGCTATTCAGGGGACAATGTGTTATAGTTTTCATTCAGATATTTGTCAATCTAGGTGTTCTGAATTGGCAAATCTCCAATATCAAAGACTTTTGCACACCTCATCAAAACGCAAAATTCACCTGTCCTGATGCTGTGACCTACTATAATGCTTCCGTTGTCTGGGGTGCAATTGGgccaaaaagaattttcaattaCATTTATCCAATATTTAAATGGTGTTGGTTGATAGGCGCATGCATTGGCATATTTTTTGGTGTTTGGAAGCGCTGGGGTAAGTTTTATCCCAGATATTTTGACCCAATGTTATTTGTAGGTGGAATGCTTAATATGAGCCCTCCATATAACCTGATGTATTACACTTCTGGTATGATTGTTAGTTACATTTCCCAGTACTACATGAAAAGACACCATTTAAATCTGTGGGAGAAATATAATTATGTTTTATCGGCAGGCTTTTCAACGGGCTTGGTTTTATCAGctattatcattttctttgctgtCCAATATAAAGACACAGCTTTTAATTGGTGGGGCAATACAGTTCCGTATGCTGGTGCCGATGGCGTTGGCTATCCTCTAAAGAACATAACTGATACAGCAAATGGCTATTTCGGCTATGCTCCAGGACACTATCCATGA
- a CDS encoding uncharacterized protein (hypothetical protein; conserved across S. cerevisiae strains), with protein sequence MNSLIPLLVEASTYIVRGESSISIAIGIGPQASRSVPYHILCRGCDGTVTTFRTWHTQPLGPCNTIIIGRKGNETTGGAEQRRQQHLTSDSATKASLVGFCGLYYYFRK encoded by the coding sequence ATGAATTCTCTCATCCCTCTTTTAGTGGAAGCATCAACATACATTGTAAGAGGAGAAAGCAGCATCTCAATTGCCATTGGAATAGGGCCTCAAGCTAGCAGGAGTGTGCCGTACCACATTCTTTGCAGGGGATGTGACGGCACGGTAACAACTTTTCGTACGTGGCATACGCAACCACTCGGGCCTTGCAATACAATCATCATAGGCAGAAAAGGTAATGAGACAACCGGCGGCGCAGAACAGAGGAGGCAGCAGCACTTAACGTCTGATTCAGCAACAAAAGCGTCATTGGTGGGTTTTTGTGGGctgtattattatttcagGAAATAG